The following proteins are co-located in the Candidatus Accumulibacter cognatus genome:
- the guaA gene encoding glutamine-hydrolyzing GMP synthase, translated as MSHQKILILDFGSQVAQLIARRVREQQVYCELHPYDVTAEFIRDFKPRGIILSGGPNSVYEVADFKVPSQVFKLGIPVLGICYGMQSMAEQLGGKVESSNRREFGYAEMRAHGHSALFKGIEDRRNAEGHGLLDVWMSHGDKVTELPPGFRIIGSNESTPIAAMADEERNFYAVQFHPEVTHTLKGREIIGRFVHDICGCGNDWNMPDYVAEAVDRVRSQVGTEEVILGLSGGVDSSVAAALIHRAVGDRLTCVFVDNGLLRLNEAAQVMRTFARNLGVKVVHVDATAQFMGHLQGVCDPEQKRKIIGREFVEVFQTEAGKLGNARWLAQGTIYPDVIESAGAKTRKAHTIKSHHNVGGLPEQLNLKLLEPLRELFKDEVRELGVALGLPHDMVYRHPFPGPGLGVRILGEVKPEFTDLLRRADAIFIDELRAAGWYEKTSQAFAVFLPVKSVGVMGDGRTYEYVIALRAVETQDFMTAQWAELPHRLLGKVSNRIINEVRGINRVVYDISGKPPATIEWE; from the coding sequence ATGTCCCATCAAAAAATCCTGATTCTCGATTTCGGTTCGCAGGTCGCCCAACTGATTGCTCGCCGCGTCCGCGAGCAGCAGGTGTATTGCGAGCTGCATCCTTACGATGTCACGGCAGAGTTCATTCGCGACTTTAAACCGCGGGGCATCATTCTCTCCGGAGGTCCGAATTCGGTCTATGAGGTTGCGGACTTCAAGGTCCCGTCGCAGGTGTTCAAGCTTGGCATTCCCGTGCTGGGCATCTGCTACGGCATGCAAAGCATGGCCGAGCAGTTGGGCGGCAAGGTCGAAAGTTCGAACAGACGTGAATTCGGCTATGCCGAAATGCGCGCGCATGGCCACAGTGCCCTATTCAAGGGCATCGAGGATCGCCGCAATGCCGAGGGTCACGGCCTGCTCGACGTCTGGATGAGCCATGGTGACAAGGTCACCGAATTGCCGCCTGGCTTCCGGATCATCGGCAGCAACGAATCGACACCGATCGCAGCGATGGCCGACGAGGAACGCAATTTCTACGCCGTGCAGTTTCACCCGGAAGTCACGCACACGCTCAAGGGCAGGGAAATCATCGGCCGTTTCGTGCACGACATCTGCGGTTGTGGAAACGACTGGAACATGCCCGATTACGTTGCCGAGGCAGTCGACAGGGTACGTTCACAGGTCGGCACTGAAGAGGTGATTCTTGGTCTCTCGGGGGGTGTCGACTCGTCGGTCGCGGCGGCGCTGATTCACCGCGCGGTCGGCGACCGGCTGACCTGCGTCTTCGTCGATAACGGCCTGCTGCGCCTCAACGAAGCCGCCCAGGTAATGCGCACCTTTGCCCGCAATCTCGGCGTCAAGGTGGTGCATGTCGACGCCACGGCGCAATTCATGGGCCACCTGCAGGGCGTGTGCGATCCGGAGCAGAAGCGCAAGATCATCGGTCGCGAATTTGTCGAGGTTTTCCAGACCGAGGCCGGCAAACTCGGAAACGCCCGCTGGCTGGCGCAGGGAACGATCTACCCCGACGTGATCGAATCCGCCGGAGCGAAAACCAGGAAGGCACACACCATCAAGAGTCATCACAATGTCGGCGGCCTGCCCGAGCAGCTGAACCTGAAGCTCCTCGAACCGCTGCGCGAACTGTTCAAGGATGAAGTGCGCGAACTCGGCGTCGCGCTCGGGCTGCCGCACGACATGGTCTACCGCCATCCCTTCCCCGGTCCCGGTCTGGGCGTGCGCATTCTGGGCGAGGTGAAGCCCGAATTCACCGACCTGCTGCGCCGTGCCGACGCCATTTTCATTGATGAGTTGCGCGCCGCCGGATGGTACGAGAAGACCAGTCAGGCTTTCGCCGTGTTCCTGCCAGTCAAATCCGTGGGAGTCATGGGAGATGGTCGAACCTACGAATACGTGATCGCCCTGCGCGCCGTCGAAACCCAGGATTTCATGACCGCACAGTGGGCAGAGCTGCCACACCGCCTGCTGGGAAAGGTCTCGAACCGGATCATCAACGAGGTGCGTGGCATCAACCGGGTGGTCTACGACATCTCGGGCAAGCCGCCTGCAACGATCGAGTGGGAATGA
- a CDS encoding EAL domain-containing protein has product MKAIAEFEFSPQSLDIQETPCKILIVDDEERIRAAYRHLLAGEGRIIEECGSGSEARHRLEDRDVDVLILDLNLPDIHGLDIMEWMVHQHVPTAVVVFSGDESIDSAIRALRHGAFEFIRKHGDPQELIDTVDRVLHRRRIEREHALMTVRLEQSERLHRFLVEQSPDFIYTLDKDGLFIFVNGRVQAMLGYTREELLGKHYSMIVYPDDLEHARFVFNERRIGERASNNVEIRLQTRTRGVRHFENRTIVTILSAQGIYAANGQPTDRQFMGTSGVARDITDRKKAEETIAFQAFHDLLTGLPNRILFKDRLGVALKQAKRKNKRVGVMFIDIDRFKLVNDTYGHHEGDELLKCFAERSRSCLRSGDTLARQGGDEFTVLLPDLGNGDDATVIAAKMLAELKRPFKVAGLDFFTTVSIGIALYPDNGETPEVLLRNADIAMYQIKGRGKNGYLHYAPDMHSGHSMRLTLEGDLRQALEIGDQFELYYQPQISFSQRRTIGMEALIRWHHPRYGLMMPDTFIPLAEDTGMIVALGEWVIDRALCQLASWRSKGFTRLQLAINLSPKELERGDLPERIMRRLDTYAIPAEVLDIEITETLLMQDAEKNISTVKQLRNCGLKVSIDDFGTRYSSLNYLRRFPINSIKIDQSFVRDLNPDKQSSTSIIHAIACIARSFDLRILAEGVESEAQRQMLSGLECDDMQGFLFSQPLTAAAFEGFLSGSDFPARDRATAPLM; this is encoded by the coding sequence ATGAAGGCCATCGCGGAGTTCGAATTTTCGCCACAAAGCCTGGACATTCAGGAGACCCCCTGCAAAATCCTGATCGTCGACGACGAGGAGCGGATTCGGGCGGCCTACCGGCACCTGCTTGCTGGCGAGGGGCGCATCATCGAGGAATGCGGCAGTGGCAGCGAAGCCCGCCATCGCCTTGAGGATCGCGACGTCGATGTCTTGATCCTCGATCTCAATCTGCCCGACATCCATGGGCTGGATATCATGGAATGGATGGTGCACCAGCATGTGCCGACGGCGGTGGTCGTCTTCAGTGGAGACGAATCGATCGACTCGGCCATCCGTGCCCTGCGCCACGGCGCTTTTGAATTCATCCGCAAGCATGGCGATCCTCAGGAACTCATCGATACCGTAGACCGCGTCCTGCATCGCCGTCGGATCGAGCGGGAACACGCCCTGATGACGGTTCGCCTCGAACAGTCCGAACGTCTGCATCGCTTTCTGGTGGAGCAGTCGCCGGATTTCATCTACACGCTCGACAAGGACGGCCTCTTCATCTTCGTCAACGGCCGCGTGCAGGCCATGCTCGGCTACACCCGCGAAGAACTCCTGGGAAAGCATTACTCGATGATCGTGTATCCGGACGATCTGGAACATGCCCGCTTTGTTTTCAACGAACGGCGAATCGGTGAGCGCGCAAGTAACAACGTCGAAATCCGGCTGCAGACGAGAACCCGGGGAGTGCGCCATTTCGAAAACCGGACCATCGTGACCATCCTCAGCGCGCAGGGCATCTATGCTGCCAATGGGCAGCCGACCGACCGGCAATTCATGGGGACCTCGGGCGTTGCACGGGACATCACCGATCGCAAGAAAGCCGAGGAAACGATCGCTTTTCAGGCCTTTCACGATCTGTTGACCGGTCTTCCCAACCGGATCCTGTTCAAGGATCGACTGGGGGTTGCCCTGAAGCAGGCAAAACGGAAAAACAAGCGGGTGGGGGTGATGTTCATTGACATCGACCGTTTCAAGCTGGTCAATGACACCTATGGCCATCACGAAGGCGACGAGTTGCTCAAGTGTTTTGCCGAGCGCAGTCGTAGTTGCCTGCGCTCGGGAGACACCCTGGCTCGCCAGGGGGGCGACGAATTCACCGTACTGTTGCCTGATCTGGGGAACGGTGATGATGCCACGGTCATTGCTGCCAAGATGCTGGCCGAACTCAAGCGACCCTTCAAGGTGGCCGGTCTGGATTTCTTTACCACCGTCAGCATTGGCATCGCGCTCTACCCCGACAACGGCGAAACTCCGGAAGTGCTTTTGCGCAATGCGGATATTGCAATGTACCAGATCAAGGGACGCGGCAAGAACGGCTATCTTCACTATGCGCCCGATATGCACAGTGGTCATAGCATGCGCCTCACACTGGAGGGCGACCTGCGGCAGGCGCTGGAAATCGGCGACCAATTCGAACTGTATTATCAACCTCAGATCAGTTTCAGCCAACGGCGAACGATCGGGATGGAGGCCTTGATCCGCTGGCATCACCCGCGCTATGGCCTGATGATGCCGGATACCTTCATTCCTCTGGCCGAAGATACCGGAATGATCGTCGCCCTCGGCGAATGGGTCATCGACCGCGCACTTTGCCAGTTGGCGTCCTGGCGTAGCAAGGGATTCACCCGTCTACAACTGGCGATCAACCTCTCGCCGAAAGAACTGGAACGCGGTGATTTGCCTGAGCGGATCATGCGGCGTCTCGATACCTACGCGATTCCTGCGGAGGTACTCGACATCGAGATTACCGAGACCCTGCTGATGCAAGACGCCGAGAAAAATATCAGCACGGTCAAGCAACTGCGCAACTGCGGGCTGAAGGTTTCCATCGATGATTTCGGGACCCGCTACTCATCGCTCAACTATCTACGCCGTTTCCCGATCAACAGCATCAAGATCGACCAGTCTTTCGTCCGCGACCTGAACCCCGACAAGCAAAGTTCTACCTCGATCATTCACGCCATTGCCTGCATCGCTCGCAGCTTCGACTTGCGCATACTGGCCGAAGGCGTTGAATCCGAAGCCCAGAGGCAAATGCTCAGCGGCCTGGAATGCGACGACATGCAGGGTTTTCTGTTCAGCCAGCCGCTAACCGCCGCAGCGTTCGAGGGTTTTCTGTCCGGTAGTGACTTCCCGGCACGCGACCGAGCGACCGCCCCGCTGATGTGA
- the smpB gene encoding SsrA-binding protein SmpB: MSIVANKKAFHDYFIEEKLEAGIALEGWEVKAIRGGRASIKESYVVIRNGEVFLFGMHITPLLAASSHVRPDPVRTRKLLLHNRQIGKLIGQVERAGYTLLPLDLHFQRGRIKVEIGLAKGKKQYDKREAEKERDWVREKARLMREKG, translated from the coding sequence ATGAGCATCGTCGCCAACAAGAAGGCTTTTCATGACTACTTCATCGAAGAGAAACTGGAAGCCGGAATCGCCCTGGAGGGCTGGGAGGTCAAGGCGATTAGGGGTGGGCGGGCGAGCATCAAGGAATCGTATGTCGTCATCCGTAACGGCGAAGTGTTTCTTTTCGGTATGCATATCACGCCACTGCTGGCGGCGTCGTCGCATGTCAGGCCGGACCCGGTGCGCACCCGCAAATTGCTTCTGCACAACCGGCAAATTGGCAAGCTGATCGGTCAGGTCGAACGCGCTGGCTACACCCTGCTGCCGCTCGACCTGCATTTCCAGCGTGGCCGCATCAAGGTCGAGATCGGTCTGGCCAAGGGCAAGAAGCAATACGACAAGCGGGAAGCCGAAAAAGAACGCGACTGGGTGCGAGAGAAGGCCCGGCTGATGCGCGAGAAAGGTTGA
- a CDS encoding FCD domain-containing protein: protein MNYSKLNLPRIPDIIAHQLETRILEGSLKPGDRLPAERELAVELGVSRPSLREAIKQLVSRELLVSRHGGGTYVTDRLNTSFMDPWQQLVDQHPSLQHDMLEFRHLLEASAAELAAQRATDADLQRLDAAYARLDAAYLGADRSAQVAADVAFHLTVAESAHNALYGHLLASVLRLLHEHVRRSLREMAVNPDTGRQLMEQHQAIHNAIVERRPEAARQAAQTHIHYVRQRISES, encoded by the coding sequence ATGAATTACAGTAAGCTCAACCTGCCCCGCATCCCCGACATCATCGCCCACCAACTCGAGACGCGCATTCTGGAGGGCTCGCTGAAACCAGGCGACCGCCTGCCAGCCGAACGCGAACTGGCGGTGGAACTGGGAGTCTCCCGCCCGTCACTGCGGGAAGCGATCAAGCAACTGGTCTCGCGCGAGCTGCTGGTCAGTCGCCACGGCGGCGGTACCTACGTTACCGACCGGCTCAACACCAGTTTCATGGATCCCTGGCAACAATTGGTCGATCAACACCCGTCGCTGCAGCATGACATGCTCGAGTTCCGGCATTTGCTCGAGGCGTCGGCAGCCGAGCTGGCCGCACAGCGGGCCACCGACGCTGATCTGCAACGTCTCGATGCGGCTTACGCCCGCCTTGATGCCGCCTATCTGGGCGCGGACCGGAGTGCCCAGGTCGCTGCCGATGTCGCTTTTCATCTGACGGTTGCCGAGTCGGCACACAATGCCTTGTACGGACACCTTCTGGCCAGCGTCTTGCGCCTGCTGCACGAACATGTCCGGCGCAGCCTCCGGGAGATGGCAGTCAATCCCGACACCGGGAGGCAACTGATGGAGCAGCATCAGGCCATCCACAATGCGATCGTCGAGCGCAGACCCGAGGCCGCGCGGCAAGCCGCGCAAACCCATATTCACTATGTCCGTCAACGCATCAGTGAGAGTTGA
- a CDS encoding type II toxin-antitoxin system RatA family toxin, with protein MAMVKKSVLIEHSSQQMFDLVDRVEDYPQFLPWCSLTRCIFRDDTRTIATLHINYRSVKSHFTTENNKDSPFSMNMNLVDGPFRRLDGVWHFKPLAADACKIEFQLSYEFSSKMFEKVIGPVFSQIANTFVDAFVKRAYDVHGVPNA; from the coding sequence ATGGCCATGGTCAAGAAATCGGTGCTGATCGAGCATTCGTCGCAACAGATGTTCGACCTGGTCGACCGCGTCGAGGACTACCCTCAGTTTCTGCCCTGGTGCAGCCTGACACGCTGCATCTTCCGCGACGACACGAGAACGATCGCTACCCTGCATATCAACTACCGCAGCGTCAAATCCCACTTCACCACCGAGAACAACAAGGATTCACCATTCTCGATGAACATGAACCTGGTCGATGGCCCGTTTCGCCGGCTGGACGGGGTGTGGCATTTCAAACCACTCGCCGCGGATGCTTGCAAGATCGAGTTCCAGCTTTCCTACGAGTTCTCCAGCAAGATGTTCGAAAAGGTCATCGGGCCGGTCTTCAGCCAGATTGCCAACACTTTCGTCGACGCCTTCGTGAAGCGTGCGTACGATGTCCATGGTGTGCCGAATGCCTGA
- a CDS encoding DUF4124 domain-containing protein produces the protein MKQFLLTAASVLFALAAQAQIYQWQDENNRTVISDLPPSGQVRQQRKIETETPAANASTGKTMADREMEFRKRQKDSREAAEKAEKEQRMNVQRKEDCEASRRSLQVLESGERLALRDSKGERYFIDDAQRAQEIAKVREAIQVNCK, from the coding sequence ATGAAGCAATTCCTATTGACTGCTGCCAGCGTGCTCTTTGCCCTTGCAGCGCAGGCCCAGATCTACCAATGGCAGGATGAAAACAACCGTACCGTGATTTCCGACCTGCCGCCCAGCGGCCAGGTCCGGCAGCAGCGCAAGATCGAGACGGAAACGCCGGCAGCAAATGCCTCTACCGGCAAGACGATGGCGGATCGCGAGATGGAATTCCGAAAGCGTCAGAAGGACTCGCGAGAAGCTGCCGAGAAGGCCGAAAAGGAACAGCGCATGAACGTGCAAAGGAAGGAAGATTGCGAGGCTTCACGCCGTTCCTTGCAGGTTCTGGAGTCCGGCGAGCGCCTGGCGCTGCGCGACAGCAAGGGCGAACGTTACTTTATCGATGATGCGCAGCGCGCGCAGGAGATCGCCAAAGTCCGCGAGGCTATACAGGTGAACTGCAAGTGA
- the guaB gene encoding IMP dehydrogenase — protein MRLIQKALTFDDVLLVPAHSSIMPRDVTLRARLTRNISLNLPLVSSAMDTVTESRLAIALAQEGGIGIVHKNLSPKAQAAEVARVKRFESGILKDPITVPPNMSVRDVLALTHLHKISGVPVLDGQTVVGIVTNRDLRFETRLDQPVRNIMTPRDRLVTVREGATVEEGKALIHKHRLERVLVVNDAFELRGLITVKDIIKTTEHPDASKDASGRLRVGAAVGVGPGTEERAELLAEAGVDVLVVDTAHGHSQGVLDRVRWIKKNFPMVEVIGGNIATADAALAMLAHGADGVKVGIGPGSICTTRIVAGVGVPQITAIQMVFDALQGSGVPVIADGGIRYSGDISKAIAAGGDAVMLGGLFAGTEEAPGEVELFQGRSYKSYRGMGSIGAMAAGAADRYFQDAAANVDKLVPEGIEGRVPYKGPVLAVIHQLMGGLRSSMGYLGCRTIDEMHTKATFVEITSAGVRESHVHDVQITKEAPNYHIE, from the coding sequence ATGCGTTTAATCCAAAAGGCGCTCACTTTCGACGACGTTCTGCTCGTTCCCGCCCACTCGTCGATCATGCCGCGCGACGTCACCCTCAGGGCACGTCTGACCCGCAACATCAGCCTCAATCTGCCACTGGTTTCCTCGGCCATGGATACCGTCACCGAAAGTCGCCTGGCGATCGCACTGGCGCAGGAAGGGGGCATCGGAATCGTGCACAAGAACCTCAGCCCCAAGGCACAGGCCGCAGAAGTTGCCAGGGTCAAGCGTTTTGAATCCGGCATTCTGAAGGATCCGATCACCGTCCCGCCGAACATGTCGGTCCGTGACGTGCTGGCCCTGACCCATCTGCACAAGATCTCCGGTGTGCCGGTGCTCGATGGCCAGACTGTCGTCGGCATCGTCACCAACCGCGACCTGCGCTTCGAAACTCGGCTCGATCAGCCTGTCCGGAACATCATGACCCCGCGCGATCGCCTGGTTACGGTACGCGAGGGGGCCACCGTCGAGGAAGGCAAGGCACTGATCCATAAACACCGGCTGGAGCGTGTGCTGGTGGTCAATGACGCATTCGAATTGCGCGGCCTGATCACCGTCAAGGACATCATCAAGACCACTGAGCACCCGGACGCCAGCAAGGATGCGTCCGGCCGCCTGCGGGTCGGCGCAGCCGTCGGCGTGGGCCCTGGCACAGAGGAACGCGCCGAACTTCTGGCCGAGGCAGGTGTGGACGTACTGGTCGTCGACACCGCACACGGGCATTCGCAAGGTGTTCTCGACCGCGTCCGCTGGATCAAGAAAAATTTCCCGATGGTCGAAGTGATCGGCGGCAACATCGCCACCGCCGACGCCGCACTGGCGATGCTTGCGCACGGTGCCGACGGCGTCAAGGTGGGCATCGGTCCGGGCTCGATCTGTACCACGCGCATCGTCGCCGGCGTAGGTGTCCCACAAATCACTGCCATCCAGATGGTCTTCGATGCCCTGCAGGGAAGTGGCGTACCGGTGATCGCCGACGGAGGCATACGCTACTCGGGTGACATCTCGAAGGCGATTGCCGCGGGTGGGGATGCGGTCATGCTTGGCGGCCTGTTTGCCGGAACCGAAGAAGCACCCGGCGAAGTGGAACTTTTTCAGGGACGTTCGTACAAGTCGTATCGTGGCATGGGCTCGATCGGTGCCATGGCCGCTGGTGCCGCCGACCGTTATTTCCAGGACGCCGCTGCCAATGTCGACAAACTGGTGCCCGAAGGCATCGAAGGTCGGGTTCCTTACAAGGGACCGGTGCTCGCCGTCATTCATCAGTTGATGGGCGGCCTGCGCTCGTCGATGGGCTATCTCGGCTGCCGGACGATTGACGAAATGCATACCAAGGCCACTTTTGTCGAAATCACTTCCGCGGGTGTCCGGGAATCACATGTCCATGATGTACAGATCACCAAGGAAGCACCGAATTACCACATCGAATGA
- a CDS encoding (Fe-S)-binding protein: MEQTGSRQYPEKPARVYLFGTCLIDLFCPEAGIDTVRLLEREGIEVHFPADQTCCGQPAHSSGFPEQTRAVALSQLRLFPEPWPVIVPSGSCAGMMRHHYPKIFADDARLLSEAKAFAERIFELSEFLLHVVKIRLIDQGTPARVALHTSCAARREMSTHLHARALLGQLPGVEVALHGHESECCGFGGTFSLKHPAISSAMACDKVEAIKETGAQTFVSADCGCMLNLNHTLQKRGDDLQGQHLATFLWQRSGGERGQR, translated from the coding sequence ATGGAACAAACAGGCAGCCGCCAATACCCTGAAAAGCCGGCCAGAGTCTATCTTTTTGGGACTTGTCTGATCGATTTGTTCTGTCCGGAGGCTGGCATCGATACGGTTCGCCTGCTCGAACGCGAGGGAATCGAGGTTCATTTTCCCGCCGATCAGACATGCTGTGGGCAACCGGCACACAGCAGCGGCTTTCCCGAGCAGACCCGTGCGGTGGCGCTGTCGCAGTTGCGCCTGTTTCCCGAACCGTGGCCGGTGATCGTTCCTTCCGGTTCGTGCGCCGGCATGATGCGCCACCATTACCCCAAGATTTTCGCTGACGATGCGCGCCTCTTGTCCGAAGCCAAGGCGTTTGCCGAGCGGATTTTCGAACTCTCCGAGTTTCTTCTGCATGTCGTCAAGATCCGGCTGATTGATCAGGGCACACCAGCGCGGGTGGCGCTACATACTTCCTGCGCTGCCCGTCGAGAGATGAGTACGCACCTGCATGCGCGCGCACTGCTGGGCCAATTGCCGGGAGTCGAGGTCGCCCTACATGGACACGAATCCGAATGTTGTGGTTTCGGTGGGACATTCTCGCTCAAACACCCGGCGATCTCGTCGGCGATGGCCTGTGACAAGGTCGAGGCGATCAAGGAAACCGGTGCACAGACCTTCGTGTCCGCAGACTGTGGCTGCATGCTCAACCTCAACCACACGCTGCAGAAACGTGGGGATGACTTGCAGGGCCAGCATCTGGCCACTTTCCTGTGGCAACGCAGCGGTGGCGAAAGGGGGCAGCGATGA
- a CDS encoding HDOD domain-containing protein — protein sequence MYSLPEPIRHAMESGRAPSPPQILLRLLQMVDDDCTTMAELASLVEQDPGLCTRVLTAANSSALRRGNPLRSIESCLLALGTRLVRSIATCLSVQSLFDERTATRVVDLSGFWTHSLLVAELSRSLAAATSYQQPDEAYLAGLLHDVGELILLSALGEPYLKLIAACPDESALSAMEKESFGVDHGEIGTWLADQWHLDSSFADGILFHHQPAEQMLTGTHLTQVVWLAHALACDDEVSEELGQLAEQMFGNANSSLLSALRAQAAQRMCMLAEALGMTLQERQAGGRSTGLPRVLGMDPRPVPDTHSQIAHLIGNQALMQPLQDDLFALDSAAEVFSGLRASARILFDLNHLAFLLCDPLDGRLTGQGIAEQAPVFSQVSILPEEQRSLVAAAALSKQIRSSYDRDPPAAKSLMDLQFARAFASNGLLCIPMIGRRGTVGVMVAGLSAGQFARLGRRLPGLANFGRIAGNSLESWRAAQEVRVQIEDAVVERFTRQARHIVHEAGNPLTIIKSYLKILSAKLPQAAEVRHELNILNEEIERVASIVRRMRDTPEVQADEHTVDLGKLLRELLLLYREVLFDSRGIVVETLLPAQTVRIACDRNSLKQILLNLWKNASEALARGQRCRISLTDDILHQGRHFAELKIEDNGPGISEDAMRPLHHPADIRSRGNRGIGLSIVGALAQRLGIPVICRSKPGFGTMIALLLPIPERTPSLGSGQPQQKTVLSPDTSREQS from the coding sequence CCGATTCGCCATGCCATGGAGTCGGGGCGTGCGCCATCGCCGCCACAGATACTGTTGCGACTCCTGCAAATGGTCGACGATGACTGTACGACCATGGCCGAGCTGGCCAGCCTGGTCGAGCAGGATCCGGGCTTGTGCACCCGCGTCCTGACCGCTGCCAACTCATCCGCGCTCCGGCGTGGCAATCCCCTGCGCAGTATCGAAAGTTGCCTGCTGGCACTCGGTACCCGCCTGGTTCGTTCGATCGCGACCTGTCTGTCGGTCCAGAGTCTGTTTGACGAACGGACCGCTACGCGGGTGGTCGATCTGTCAGGCTTCTGGACACACTCGCTGCTGGTCGCCGAGCTGTCCCGCAGCCTGGCGGCGGCTACCAGCTATCAGCAACCGGATGAAGCTTATCTGGCGGGCCTGCTGCATGATGTCGGGGAACTCATTCTGCTCTCGGCCCTGGGCGAGCCCTATCTGAAGCTCATCGCTGCCTGTCCCGATGAAAGCGCTTTGTCGGCAATGGAAAAGGAAAGCTTCGGTGTTGACCATGGCGAAATCGGTACCTGGCTTGCCGATCAGTGGCATCTTGATTCGTCGTTTGCCGATGGCATCCTCTTCCACCACCAGCCGGCCGAGCAGATGCTGACCGGCACGCATCTGACCCAGGTGGTGTGGCTGGCACACGCGCTGGCTTGCGACGATGAGGTGAGCGAGGAACTCGGGCAACTCGCCGAGCAGATGTTTGGCAACGCCAACAGCAGCCTCCTGAGTGCGTTGCGTGCTCAGGCCGCACAACGAATGTGCATGCTTGCCGAGGCTCTCGGCATGACGCTCCAGGAACGGCAGGCCGGTGGCAGGAGCACCGGCCTGCCGCGCGTACTCGGCATGGACCCCCGCCCCGTGCCCGACACCCATAGCCAGATTGCTCACCTCATCGGCAACCAGGCCCTGATGCAACCCTTGCAAGATGATCTGTTTGCGCTCGATTCCGCTGCCGAAGTGTTTTCCGGTCTGCGTGCATCGGCGCGCATCCTGTTTGACCTGAACCATCTCGCGTTCCTGCTGTGCGATCCGCTGGACGGCAGGCTGACAGGCCAGGGCATCGCCGAACAGGCCCCTGTGTTCAGTCAGGTCAGCATCCTTCCCGAGGAGCAGCGAAGCCTGGTGGCAGCGGCGGCGCTCAGCAAGCAGATCCGATCTTCGTACGACCGTGATCCGCCAGCGGCGAAGTCCCTGATGGACCTGCAGTTTGCCCGGGCTTTTGCGAGCAACGGCCTGTTGTGTATTCCGATGATTGGGCGTAGAGGAACGGTCGGGGTCATGGTTGCCGGCCTGAGTGCAGGCCAGTTTGCCCGGCTTGGTCGCCGTTTGCCGGGTCTGGCGAACTTCGGACGAATTGCCGGCAACAGTCTGGAAAGTTGGCGCGCAGCCCAGGAAGTCCGTGTCCAGATCGAGGACGCGGTTGTGGAGCGTTTTACTCGCCAGGCCAGGCACATCGTGCACGAAGCGGGCAACCCGCTGACCATCATCAAGAGCTATCTCAAGATACTGAGCGCAAAGCTGCCGCAGGCGGCCGAGGTTCGCCACGAACTGAACATCCTGAACGAAGAAATCGAACGAGTGGCCAGCATTGTGCGACGCATGCGCGATACCCCCGAGGTGCAGGCTGATGAGCACACGGTCGACCTCGGCAAGTTGCTGCGCGAACTGTTGCTGCTCTATCGCGAGGTGCTTTTCGATTCACGGGGCATTGTCGTCGAAACGCTCCTGCCGGCACAGACCGTCCGGATTGCCTGCGATCGCAACAGCCTCAAGCAGATCCTCCTCAACCTGTGGAAAAATGCCTCCGAAGCTCTTGCCCGGGGACAACGCTGCAGAATTTCGTTGACTGACGACATCCTGCATCAGGGGCGGCACTTTGCCGAGCTGAAAATCGAGGACAACGGGCCTGGCATCAGTGAAGATGCGATGCGCCCGCTGCATCACCCAGCCGACATCCGTAGCAGAGGAAACCGCGGTATCGGGCTGTCGATCGTCGGGGCACTGGCACAGCGCCTGGGAATCCCGGTGATCTGCCGCAGCAAGCCAGGTTTCGGGACCATGATCGCCTTGCTGTTGCCCATCCCGGAGCGCACGCCGTCCCTGGGCAGTGGCCAGCCACAGCAGAAGACGGTCTTGTCGCCGGACACTTCTCGGGAGCAATCATGA
- a CDS encoding RnfH family protein: MPEMLMIEVVYALPTKQHLASLQLPAGSTVRQAIEASGLLQKYPEIDLTKNKVGIFAKLSKLDATLRDYDRVEIYRPLLADPKEVRKQRAAEGKVMKKRAGDSEVE; this comes from the coding sequence ATGCCTGAGATGCTGATGATCGAAGTGGTCTATGCCTTGCCGACCAAGCAGCATCTGGCCAGCCTTCAGCTACCCGCGGGCAGCACCGTGCGGCAGGCGATCGAGGCTTCGGGACTGCTTCAGAAGTATCCGGAAATTGATCTGACGAAAAACAAGGTGGGTATTTTCGCGAAGCTCAGCAAGCTCGACGCCACGCTGCGTGATTACGACCGCGTCGAGATCTACCGACCGTTGCTCGCTGATCCGAAGGAAGTGCGCAAGCAACGGGCTGCTGAAGGCAAGGTCATGAAAAAAAGGGCCGGCGACAGCGAGGTTGAGTAG